In Rattus norvegicus strain BN/NHsdMcwi chromosome 1, GRCr8, whole genome shotgun sequence, a genomic segment contains:
- the Smok2al1 gene encoding similar to putative protein kinase isoform X1 has protein sequence MSFRSKRESERLRSQGSSCTESFCSQYLVLNTIGHGFHAAVKLAVHRLTGTPVAVKMLLKRQQWCQQVTSEVEIMMRINHPNIVSLIQVIDTEKITYLIMELAKGNQLYSRIKEAGHLQEDEARGIFRQLLSAVGYCHKEGIIHRDLKPDNILVDTKGRIKIVDFGSATQVRPGQKLRTHYGTYAFSAPELFLGKFYEGPKVDVWALGVILYYMTVGKLPFEAVRLPLLRRQVVLGTYAEPLGLSEELQDLLSLLMKVNSQQRPTIPDLLTHPWLKIDSEGFPQPCKELIPLRPDPAILRAMQDIGFEAQEVKDSLDQKKFNQSMACYYFLEKQALQECDIPTRPHPCMTPFPTLDYPATSVRGLRRRGSEPRWLGSSSDSQGSDLGQTASHGLVKRASWPGGLLCRPHQITPTVELTHRISISDPCFYSVHSKGKKTINTKSTEDKSSASAEVKPVASRPWPKRFRGWVKNIRNGLMNLCCCIPSRKKPPLGHNRVVPQK, from the coding sequence ATGAGCTTCCGGAGCAAACGGGAGTCAGAAAGGCTCCGATCTCAGGGCAGCTCTTGCACAGAGAGTTTCTGCTCTCAATATTTGGTTTTGAATACCATCGGCCATGGTTTCCACGCGGCCGTGAAGTTGGCCGTGCACCGCCTCACAGGTACCCCCGTGGCTGTCAAAATGCTCCTCAAGAGACAACAGTGGTGCCAGCAGGTCACATCTGAGGTAGAAATCATGATGAGGATCAACCACCCAAATATTGTATCTCTCATACAAGTCATTGACACTGAAAAGATAACATACCTCATCATGGAGTTGGCCAAGGGGAACCAGCTTTATTCTCGCATCAAAGAGGCTGGCCATCTGCAGGAGGATGAAGCACGGGGCATATTCAGACAATTATTAAGTGCTGTGGGATACTGCCATAAAGAAGGCATTATACACCGGGACCTTAAACCCGATAATATACTAGTCGATACCAAGGGAAGAATTAAAATCGTTGATTTTGGCTCTGCCACTCAAGTGCGGCCTGGGCAAAAGTTGAGAACGCACTATGGGACTTAtgcattttctgctcctgagctgTTCCTCGGGAAATTTTATGAGGGCCCCAAGGTCGACGTGTGGGCCCTAGGAGTAATTCTTTATTATATGACAGTTGGAAAACTCCCATTTGAGGCTGTCAGGCTACCACTACTCCGAAGGCAGGTTGTGTTAGGGACTTATGCTGAACCACTTGGCCTGTCAGAAGAGCTACAAGACCTGCTGAGTCTTTTAATGAAAGTGAATTCCCAGCAGAGGCCCACAATTCCTGACCTTTTGACTCATCCCTGGCTTAAGATAGACTCAGAGGGGTTCCCACAACCTTGTAAGGAACTcatccccctcaggccagacccagcCATTCTTAGAGCAATGCAGGACATTGGATTTGAAGCCCAAGAGGTTAAAGACTCCCTCgatcagaagaaattcaaccaAAGTATGGCTTGTTACTACTTTTTGGAAAAGCAGGCTCTTCAAGAGTGTGACATCCCAACCCGGCCTCATCCATGCATGACCCCATTCCCGACCCTTGATTACCCTGCTACTTCAGTGCGAGGGCTCAGAAGGCGAGGAAGCGAGCCCAGATGGCTCGGGTCATCCTCTGATAGTCAAGGTTCTGACCTCGGCCAGACAGCTAGTCATGGATTAGTCAAGAGGGCCAGTTGGCCTGGCGGTCTTCTCTGCAGGCCACATCAGATAACACCCACAGTGGAGCTAACCCACAGAATTTCTATTAGTGACCCCTGCTTTTATTCAGTGCACAGCAAAGGCAAGAAGACCATCAACACTAAAAGCACAGAAGACAAATCCAGTGCCTCAGCAGAGGTTAAGCCTGTCGCAAGCAGGCCCTGGCCCAAAAGATTTAGGGGGTGGGTCAAGAACATCCGAAATGGCCTGATGAACCTGTGTTGCTGCATTCCGTCCAGAAAAAAACCTCCCCTGGGGCACAACAGAGTTGTTCCCCAGAAATGA